Proteins encoded in a region of the Sphingomonas japonica genome:
- a CDS encoding glutathione peroxidase: MTELTAIPVTAADGTPTTLAEHAGKVLLIVNTASKCGFTPQYEGLEALHRRYAPRGFAVLGFPCNQFGAQEPGDAEEIASFCSLTYDVTFPMFAKVDVNGDDAAPLYRHLKDAAPGLLGSKAIKWNFTKFLVDRSGKVVDRYAPQTTPEAIAADIERLL; the protein is encoded by the coding sequence ATGACCGAGTTGACCGCGATCCCCGTCACCGCCGCCGACGGCACGCCGACCACGCTCGCCGAACATGCCGGCAAGGTGCTGCTGATCGTCAACACTGCGTCCAAATGCGGCTTCACGCCGCAATATGAGGGGCTGGAGGCGCTGCATCGCCGCTACGCGCCGCGCGGCTTTGCCGTGCTCGGCTTTCCGTGCAACCAGTTCGGTGCGCAAGAGCCTGGCGATGCCGAGGAGATCGCCAGCTTCTGTTCGCTGACCTACGACGTCACCTTTCCGATGTTTGCCAAGGTCGACGTCAACGGCGACGATGCCGCGCCGCTCTACCGCCACCTCAAGGACGCCGCGCCGGGCCTGCTCGGCAGCAAGGCGATAAAGTGGAACTTCACCAAGTTCCTGGTCGATCGCTCCGGCAAGGTCGTCGATCGCTATGCACCGCAAACCACCCCCGAGGCGATCGCGGCGGATATCGAACGCCTGCTCTAA
- the argC gene encoding N-acetyl-gamma-glutamyl-phosphate reductase has translation MTLRVFIDGAAGTTGLEIHQRLASRREFALTILPERERKDVDARSAALNDADIVILCLPDDAARDAVAMIETAAVRVIDASSAHRVAAGWTYGFAELDPGHDAAIASASRVSNPGCYPTGFLALVRPLVRAGLVPSDWLLTVNATSGYSGGGNAMIAAFEDPSDPHADATAHRAYALDLAHKHLPELRAHAGLDHAPIFQPSVVRTRRGMLVEVPLHLHAMPGGPTLDAVRDALADAYRGSEVVRVRSDSPGAIRVEDDAGTDRMTLYACGNPESGQARLIATLDNLGKGASGAAVQNLNLMAGLEPTAGLTL, from the coding sequence TTGACCCTGCGCGTCTTCATCGATGGCGCCGCCGGCACCACCGGACTGGAGATCCACCAGCGCCTCGCCTCACGGCGAGAGTTCGCGCTGACCATTTTGCCGGAGCGCGAGCGCAAGGATGTCGATGCCCGCAGCGCAGCGCTCAACGACGCCGACATCGTGATTCTCTGCCTTCCCGACGATGCTGCGCGTGATGCAGTGGCGATGATCGAAACTGCGGCGGTGCGCGTGATCGACGCGTCGAGCGCGCATCGCGTGGCCGCGGGTTGGACCTATGGCTTTGCGGAACTCGATCCCGGTCACGACGCGGCGATTGCAAGCGCCAGCCGGGTCAGCAATCCGGGCTGCTACCCCACCGGCTTCCTCGCGCTCGTCCGTCCGCTGGTTCGCGCCGGGCTGGTGCCGTCCGACTGGCTGCTGACGGTCAACGCCACTTCCGGATATTCGGGGGGCGGCAATGCGATGATCGCTGCGTTCGAGGATCCCTCGGACCCGCACGCCGACGCGACCGCGCATCGCGCTTATGCCCTCGATCTGGCGCACAAGCATCTTCCCGAGCTACGCGCGCATGCCGGGCTCGATCACGCGCCGATCTTTCAGCCAAGCGTAGTCCGCACGCGGCGCGGCATGCTGGTCGAGGTGCCGCTCCACCTTCACGCCATGCCCGGCGGGCCGACGCTGGACGCGGTTCGGGACGCGCTGGCCGACGCCTATCGAGGGTCCGAGGTCGTGCGCGTACGCAGCGACAGTCCCGGCGCGATCCGGGTCGAGGACGATGCCGGTACGGACCGGATGACCCTCTACGCCTGCGGCAATCCCGAAAGCGGCCAGGCGCGGCTGATCGCCACGCTCGACAATCTTGGCAAGGGCGCGAGCGGAGCGGCGGTTCAGAATCTCAACCTGATGGCCGGTCTGGAACCCACCGCCGGGCTGACGCTGTAG
- a CDS encoding lipoprotein-releasing ABC transporter permease subunit, with the protein MFLTRYERMIARRYLLPGRGEAFIFLVASISLVAVMLGVAALVIVMSVMNGFRAELFDKIVGLNGHAVVQGYGGQLRDWRDIADEIRKSPGVTGATPLVEQPLMANFNGRVEAVLTRGMRVEDIRSNPTIRDNVILGDLSRLTPSSGNIAVGSRLAQNLGATVGSDVSLISPQGPATPFGTVPRIVSYRIAAIFEVGVYDYDKAFVIMPMEDAQTLLLMGDSVGMIEIDTVDPDNIDEIMAPVAQIVGSRGVVNDWRNMNAQLFEALQVDRLVTFTVLSILILVAVFNILSSLIMLVRAKTRDIAILRTMGATRYGLIRIFVTVGTIIGSLGILAGLVLGFVTLFFRQQVLGFLGLVTGQNIWDPSMRYLTELPSKTDPVEIAGIVAMAFVFSFLATLYPAFKAASTDPVQVLRYE; encoded by the coding sequence ATGTTCCTCACGCGCTATGAGCGGATGATCGCGCGCCGCTATCTGCTGCCGGGTAGGGGAGAGGCGTTCATCTTCCTCGTCGCCTCGATCAGCCTGGTCGCGGTAATGCTCGGCGTCGCCGCGCTCGTCATCGTGATGAGCGTGATGAACGGGTTTCGGGCCGAACTGTTCGACAAGATCGTCGGCCTCAATGGCCATGCGGTGGTGCAGGGCTATGGCGGCCAGTTGCGCGACTGGCGCGACATCGCCGACGAAATCCGCAAATCTCCGGGCGTGACCGGCGCGACGCCGCTGGTCGAGCAGCCGCTGATGGCGAACTTCAACGGGCGTGTCGAAGCGGTCCTGACCCGCGGCATGCGCGTCGAGGACATCCGCAGCAACCCGACGATCCGCGACAATGTCATCCTCGGCGACCTGTCGCGGCTGACGCCGAGCAGCGGCAACATCGCGGTCGGCTCGCGGCTCGCCCAGAATCTTGGTGCTACGGTGGGCAGCGACGTCTCGCTGATCAGCCCGCAAGGGCCGGCAACGCCGTTCGGCACGGTGCCGCGGATCGTGTCCTACCGCATCGCCGCGATCTTCGAGGTCGGCGTCTATGATTACGACAAGGCGTTCGTGATCATGCCGATGGAGGACGCGCAGACCTTGCTGCTGATGGGTGATTCGGTCGGCATGATCGAGATCGACACGGTCGATCCAGACAATATCGACGAGATCATGGCCCCGGTCGCGCAGATCGTCGGATCGCGCGGCGTCGTCAACGACTGGCGCAACATGAATGCGCAGCTGTTCGAGGCGCTGCAGGTCGATCGACTGGTGACGTTCACCGTGCTGTCGATCCTGATCCTGGTCGCGGTGTTCAACATCCTGTCGTCGCTGATCATGCTGGTGCGCGCCAAGACCCGCGACATCGCCATCCTGCGCACAATGGGTGCGACTCGCTACGGCCTGATCCGCATCTTCGTGACGGTCGGCACGATCATCGGGTCGCTGGGCATCCTCGCCGGGCTGGTGCTGGGGTTCGTGACGTTGTTCTTTCGCCAGCAGGTGCTCGGTTTCCTTGGGCTGGTTACCGGCCAGAATATCTGGGACCCGTCGATGCGCTACCTGACCGAATTGCCGTCCAAGACCGACCCGGTCGAGATCGCTGGCATCGTCGCGATGGCGTTCGTGTTCAGCTTCCTCGCGACGCTGTATCCTGCGTTCAAGGCGGCGAGCACCGATCCGGTGCAGGTGCTGCGCTATGAATGA
- a CDS encoding TonB-dependent receptor has protein sequence MTVTAFSILLLSSAAQQLAPQPALPVAPATQQQTETEGAPIETQASAANDIVVTARRREESAQDVPIAISVLGGAELENTGTYNVTKLTQVQPSLTFFSTNPRNSAANIRGLGAPFGLTNDGIEQGVGIYVDQVYYSRIASATFDFLDVERIEVLRGPQGTLYGKNTTAGAINITTRQPTFEPEGRLELSVGNLSYVQAKASVSGPLVADKLAVRLAASATSRRGTIYNVTTGNYVNEQDNLGLRGQLLWRATDAIDVTLAADYNRQDPECCAQIYVRTGLTQRPLSRQFDALAAAFDYAPPSTDAFDRLTDLDSDLQAKQEIGGVSLRAEWDVGPGSLTSVTAYRWWDWQPSNDRDFIGLPITTVSANPSQQEQFTQEFRYASASGGNIDYVVGAFAFHQTIATQGAQEQGPAASRWLLNPSSCATDPACAANDPSVLDGLRSENDIDFSNTSAALFGQLTWRVTDRLRLQPGLRLNYDKKTGSYLATVTTGSGSTDLSSDQRGVLAPQSYDAEFSDWNISGDFTASYDFADDVLGYATYARSFKSGGINLSGLPLDGDNNPILSAGSVRPETVDHFELGLKTQLFARKATFNVAAFWTDIRDYQATVTNGQLGVLRGYLANADRVRIRGVESDLSVRPNDRVSFYVNAAYLDHEYVRFVDAPCPPELSGGAAATADNPASAPGTPGGFSPPNCDISGQWLPGISNWNFSGGGEVNAPTTLLGMSGEAYAGIDASYRSKFSSNPSRSAYTDIDGYGLVNLRVGFRSGREWNIFGWVRNAFDAEYYDVLATQSGNTGLVVGQPGDPRTYGLSVSRAF, from the coding sequence ATGACCGTGACCGCCTTTTCGATCCTCTTGCTGAGCAGTGCCGCACAGCAGCTTGCGCCGCAGCCCGCTCTGCCCGTGGCGCCCGCGACTCAGCAGCAGACCGAGACCGAGGGCGCGCCCATCGAGACGCAGGCGAGCGCTGCGAACGATATCGTCGTGACTGCCCGTCGCCGCGAAGAGAGCGCGCAGGATGTGCCGATCGCGATATCGGTGCTGGGCGGAGCCGAGTTGGAGAATACCGGTACCTACAACGTCACCAAGTTGACGCAGGTGCAGCCGTCGCTGACGTTCTTCTCGACCAACCCGCGAAACTCTGCTGCGAACATCCGCGGGCTCGGCGCGCCGTTCGGGCTGACCAACGATGGGATCGAACAGGGCGTCGGCATCTATGTCGACCAGGTCTATTACAGCCGCATCGCCTCGGCGACGTTCGACTTTCTCGACGTCGAGCGGATCGAGGTACTGCGCGGACCGCAGGGAACGCTGTACGGCAAGAATACCACCGCCGGCGCGATCAACATCACTACCCGCCAACCGACGTTCGAACCCGAAGGACGACTGGAGCTGTCGGTCGGCAATCTCAGCTACGTCCAGGCCAAGGCGTCGGTGTCAGGACCGCTCGTCGCCGACAAGCTGGCGGTGCGGCTGGCGGCGTCGGCGACCAGCAGGCGCGGCACGATCTATAACGTGACGACCGGCAATTACGTCAACGAGCAAGACAATCTGGGCTTGCGCGGACAATTGCTGTGGCGTGCCACCGACGCGATCGATGTCACGCTGGCCGCCGACTATAATCGCCAGGACCCGGAATGCTGCGCCCAGATCTACGTGCGCACCGGGCTTACCCAGCGTCCGCTGAGCCGTCAGTTCGATGCGCTTGCGGCAGCGTTCGACTATGCCCCGCCAAGCACCGACGCGTTCGATCGCCTCACCGATCTCGACAGCGACCTGCAGGCGAAGCAGGAGATCGGCGGCGTGTCGCTGCGCGCCGAATGGGATGTGGGGCCGGGCAGCCTGACATCGGTCACCGCCTATCGCTGGTGGGACTGGCAGCCGTCGAACGATCGCGACTTCATCGGCCTGCCGATCACGACGGTGTCGGCCAATCCGTCGCAGCAGGAGCAGTTCACGCAGGAATTCCGCTACGCATCCGCAAGCGGCGGGAACATCGATTATGTCGTGGGCGCGTTCGCGTTCCATCAGACGATCGCCACGCAGGGCGCGCAAGAGCAGGGGCCTGCCGCGAGCCGCTGGCTGCTCAATCCGTCGAGCTGCGCGACCGACCCCGCGTGCGCCGCCAACGATCCGTCGGTGCTCGACGGGCTGCGGTCGGAAAACGACATCGATTTCAGCAACACCAGCGCGGCGCTGTTCGGACAGCTGACGTGGCGCGTCACCGACCGGCTGCGGCTACAGCCCGGACTTCGCCTGAACTACGACAAGAAGACCGGATCATATCTGGCCACGGTCACCACCGGCAGCGGCAGCACCGACCTTTCGAGCGACCAGCGCGGGGTGCTGGCGCCGCAATCCTATGATGCCGAATTCAGTGACTGGAATATTTCCGGCGATTTCACCGCGTCGTACGACTTTGCAGACGATGTGCTGGGCTATGCAACCTATGCCCGCAGCTTCAAATCGGGCGGTATCAACCTGTCGGGCCTGCCGCTGGACGGCGACAACAATCCGATCCTCAGCGCCGGGTCGGTGCGGCCCGAAACGGTCGATCATTTCGAACTGGGGCTGAAAACGCAGTTGTTCGCGCGCAAGGCTACCTTCAACGTCGCGGCATTCTGGACCGACATCCGCGATTACCAGGCAACGGTCACCAACGGGCAGCTGGGCGTATTGCGCGGCTATCTCGCCAATGCCGATCGCGTGCGCATCCGCGGGGTAGAAAGCGACCTTTCGGTGCGGCCGAACGATCGCGTCAGCTTCTACGTCAACGCGGCCTATCTCGACCATGAATATGTCCGCTTCGTCGATGCGCCGTGCCCGCCCGAGCTGTCGGGGGGCGCCGCCGCGACGGCAGACAATCCCGCCAGCGCGCCGGGGACGCCAGGGGGTTTCAGCCCCCCGAACTGCGATATTTCGGGACAATGGCTGCCGGGCATCTCCAACTGGAATTTCTCGGGCGGCGGCGAGGTCAATGCACCGACCACACTGCTCGGCATGAGCGGGGAGGCCTATGCCGGGATCGACGCCAGCTATCGCTCGAAATTCTCGTCCAACCCGTCGCGTTCCGCCTATACCGACATCGACGGCTATGGTCTGGTAAACCTGCGCGTCGGGTTCCGGTCGGGGCGCGAATGGAACATCTTCGGCTGGGTCCGCAACGCGTTCGATGCCGAATATTACGATGTGCTGGCGACGCAATCGGGCAATACCGGGCTGGTCGTCGGACAGCCCGGCGATCCGCGCACCTATGGGCTGAGTGTCAGCCGAGCGTTCTGA
- the secG gene encoding preprotein translocase subunit SecG — MFTFLLVVHAIIAALLVTVILMQRSEGGGLTSGGSPSGLMSARGAADFLTRSTAVLAGLFIAMSIALAVIAANRGNDVIDTSLARQPAAGSTAPLTPGAGAPPVVDPLGAAAGNIAGATDTPAPGNDAVPLAQ; from the coding sequence ATGTTCACCTTCCTCCTCGTCGTTCACGCCATCATCGCCGCGTTGCTGGTGACGGTGATCCTGATGCAGCGATCGGAAGGCGGCGGCCTGACGTCGGGTGGAAGCCCTTCGGGGCTGATGTCGGCACGCGGCGCGGCCGATTTCCTCACGCGATCGACCGCGGTGCTCGCCGGCCTGTTCATCGCGATGAGCATCGCGCTGGCGGTGATCGCCGCCAATCGCGGGAACGACGTGATCGACACTTCGCTGGCACGCCAGCCTGCCGCCGGCAGCACCGCGCCGCTGACGCCGGGCGCGGGCGCGCCGCCGGTCGTCGATCCGCTCGGCGCCGCAGCCGGCAACATCGCCGGGGCGACCGACACGCCTGCGCCGGGCAACGACGCGGTTCCGCTCGCGCAATAG
- a CDS encoding SH3 domain-containing protein encodes MLGGRSATIDPRADAVRADLADIRLADRVFAPHYAAPLPMTMRVAGPLRETREADSPVLAQLAGGDPFEVLELTRRFAWGIAPNARLVGYVDASALGIGD; translated from the coding sequence ATGCTGGGCGGCCGATCCGCCACCATCGATCCCCGCGCCGACGCGGTTCGCGCCGACCTTGCCGATATCCGCCTGGCCGATCGGGTGTTTGCCCCGCATTATGCCGCGCCGCTGCCAATGACGATGCGTGTCGCAGGGCCGCTGCGGGAAACGCGCGAAGCCGATTCGCCGGTTCTGGCGCAGCTTGCTGGCGGCGACCCGTTTGAAGTGCTCGAACTCACGCGCCGCTTTGCCTGGGGCATCGCGCCGAATGCGCGGCTGGTCGGTTATGTCGATGCATCGGCGCTGGGTATCGGCGATTGA
- a CDS encoding CTP synthase, whose amino-acid sequence MARYIFITGGVVSSLGKGLMAASLAALLQARGYRVRIRKFDPYLNVDPGTMSPYQHGEVYVTDDGAETDLDLGHYERFTGVSARQSDNITSGRIYQTIIQRERRGDYLGATVQVIPHVTDAIKSFAQAETDDLDFVLCEIGGTVGDIESLPFIEAIRQLRNDLGRGNSVSIHVTLVPYIAAAGELKTKPTQHSVRELAALGVTPDVLVCRCEHPLPSSERAKIALFCNVPTAAVIPALDAPSIYAVPLQYHGEGLDREVLRAFGIDPGLESPDLSRWSDIVDRLTNPEGEVTVGVVGKYVGLQDAYKSLNEALIHGGIANRVRVKIRWIDAELFENDDSDVAAALEPCDAILVPGAFGERGAEGKIASVRFAREREIPYFGICFGMQMACVEGARNVAGIEAASSTEFGATEEPVVGLITEWMSASGLEKREADGDLGGTMRLGAYPATLAGNSVVASIYGAPEISERHRHRYEVNTGYRDTLEQGGLVFSGMSPDGMLPEIVERPDHPWFVGVQFHPELKSKPFDPHPLFASFIAAAVRQSRLV is encoded by the coding sequence ATGGCGCGGTATATTTTCATCACCGGCGGCGTGGTCTCGTCGCTTGGCAAGGGTTTGATGGCAGCAAGCCTGGCGGCGTTGCTCCAGGCGCGCGGCTATCGCGTGCGGATTCGCAAGTTCGATCCCTATCTCAACGTCGATCCGGGGACGATGTCGCCCTATCAGCACGGCGAGGTGTATGTCACCGACGACGGCGCGGAAACCGATCTCGACCTTGGCCATTATGAGCGATTCACCGGTGTTTCGGCGCGTCAGTCGGACAATATCACGTCGGGCCGCATCTATCAGACGATCATCCAGCGCGAGCGGCGTGGCGACTATCTGGGGGCAACCGTTCAGGTCATCCCGCACGTCACCGACGCGATCAAGAGCTTTGCGCAGGCCGAGACCGACGATCTCGACTTCGTGCTGTGCGAAATCGGCGGAACCGTCGGCGACATCGAATCGCTGCCGTTCATCGAGGCGATCCGCCAGCTGCGCAACGATCTTGGCCGCGGCAATTCGGTCAGCATCCATGTGACGTTGGTGCCGTACATCGCGGCGGCGGGCGAGCTGAAGACCAAGCCGACCCAGCATTCGGTACGCGAGTTGGCCGCGCTGGGCGTCACGCCCGACGTACTGGTGTGCCGCTGCGAACATCCGCTGCCGTCGAGCGAGCGCGCCAAGATCGCCTTGTTCTGCAACGTGCCGACCGCGGCTGTCATTCCCGCGCTCGATGCGCCGAGCATCTATGCGGTGCCGCTGCAATATCATGGCGAGGGGCTGGATCGCGAGGTGCTGCGCGCATTCGGCATCGATCCCGGCCTCGAATCCCCCGACCTGTCGCGCTGGTCGGATATCGTCGACCGGCTGACCAATCCCGAGGGCGAAGTGACCGTCGGCGTCGTCGGCAAATATGTCGGGCTGCAGGACGCGTACAAGTCGCTCAACGAAGCCTTGATCCATGGCGGCATCGCCAATCGCGTCCGGGTGAAGATTCGCTGGATCGACGCCGAACTGTTCGAGAATGACGACAGTGACGTCGCCGCAGCGCTGGAGCCATGCGACGCGATCCTGGTGCCCGGTGCGTTCGGCGAGCGCGGCGCGGAGGGCAAGATCGCGAGCGTCCGGTTCGCTCGCGAACGCGAGATCCCCTATTTCGGCATCTGCTTCGGGATGCAGATGGCGTGCGTCGAAGGCGCCCGGAATGTCGCCGGGATCGAAGCAGCGTCATCGACCGAGTTCGGTGCCACCGAAGAGCCCGTAGTCGGCCTCATCACCGAATGGATGAGCGCGAGCGGGCTCGAGAAGCGCGAGGCCGATGGCGACCTGGGCGGCACGATGCGGCTCGGCGCGTATCCGGCCACGCTCGCAGGCAACAGTGTCGTCGCCTCGATCTATGGCGCGCCCGAGATTTCGGAACGCCATCGTCATCGCTACGAGGTCAATACCGGCTATCGCGACACGCTGGAGCAGGGCGGGCTGGTGTTTTCGGGCATGTCCCCCGACGGCATGCTGCCCGAGATCGTCGAACGCCCTGATCATCCGTGGTTCGTCGGCGTACAGTTCCACCCGGAACTCAAGTCCAAGCCTTTCGACCCGCATCCGTTATTCGCCAGCTTCATCGCCGCGGCGGTGCGGCAGAGCCGCTTGGTCTGA
- a CDS encoding Hsp20 family protein encodes MRQFDFTPYRRSTIGFDRLFDLLENSARAASSENYPPFNLERLSDDRYRITLAVAGFKADEIDITAQQNLLLVTGKKADDGDNGRAAFVHLGIANRSFERRFELADFVRVEDARLSDGLLTIDLVREIPEAMKPKKIAIGTGDAAAAIPHREEQAAA; translated from the coding sequence ATGCGTCAGTTCGATTTCACCCCCTATCGCCGTTCGACGATCGGCTTCGATCGCTTGTTCGACCTGCTCGAGAACAGCGCCCGCGCCGCATCGAGCGAGAATTACCCGCCGTTCAATCTCGAACGCCTGTCCGATGATCGCTATCGCATCACGCTGGCGGTGGCCGGCTTCAAGGCTGACGAGATCGACATTACCGCACAGCAGAACCTGCTGCTGGTGACCGGCAAGAAAGCCGACGATGGCGACAATGGGCGCGCGGCGTTCGTGCATCTCGGCATCGCCAATCGCAGTTTCGAACGCCGCTTCGAACTCGCCGATTTCGTGCGGGTGGAGGACGCGCGGCTCAGCGACGGATTGCTGACGATCGATCTGGTCCGCGAAATTCCCGAAGCGATGAAGCCGAAGAAGATCGCGATCGGCACCGGCGATGCCGCTGCGGCGATCCCGCATCGCGAGGAACAGGCCGCGGCCTGA
- a CDS encoding ABC transporter ATP-binding protein, whose translation MNDPVLSTRGLQRSFTQGGATIEVLRGIDLDVHSGEIVALLGPSGSGKSTLLQAVGLLEGGFDGSIRIAGVEAAKLDSHGRTEMRRDRLGFIYQFHHLLPDFNAMENVLLPQLIHGAQRNEAEERSNTLLGALGLAQRLTHRPNQLSGGEQQRVAVARALANRPMLVLADEPTGNLDEATADIVFDEFLRLVRGEGSAALVATHNERIARRMDRVLRLHEGHLE comes from the coding sequence ATGAATGATCCGGTTCTCTCGACCCGCGGTCTTCAGCGCAGCTTCACCCAGGGCGGCGCGACCATTGAGGTGCTGCGCGGCATCGACCTCGACGTCCATTCAGGCGAGATCGTCGCACTGCTCGGCCCGTCGGGGTCGGGCAAGTCGACGTTGCTGCAGGCGGTCGGACTGCTGGAAGGCGGTTTCGACGGATCGATCCGCATCGCGGGGGTCGAGGCGGCGAAGCTCGATAGCCATGGCCGCACCGAAATGCGGCGCGACCGGCTCGGCTTCATCTATCAGTTTCACCATCTGCTGCCCGATTTCAACGCGATGGAGAATGTCCTCCTGCCGCAGCTGATCCACGGCGCGCAGCGCAACGAGGCCGAGGAACGGTCGAACACGCTGCTCGGTGCTCTGGGATTGGCGCAGCGCCTGACCCACCGCCCCAATCAGCTTTCGGGCGGTGAGCAGCAGCGCGTCGCAGTCGCGCGTGCGCTCGCCAACCGGCCGATGCTGGTGCTGGCGGACGAGCCCACCGGCAATCTCGACGAGGCGACCGCCGATATCGTGTTCGACGAGTTTCTGAGGCTGGTGCGCGGTGAGGGGTCGGCGGCGCTGGTCGCGACGCATAACGAGCGCATCGCCCGGCGGATGGATCGTGTGCTGCGGCTGCACGAGGGGCATCTGGAGTGA
- a CDS encoding general secretion pathway protein GspK — translation MNRERPAVEVPEQGMILINVLMFVAIAAGMVLLMITREEIALDRGLRNREAARAMAVVRGGEVSAIVALRRDAEASDREDHRGEPWAALSESGAPIEGGTFDLAIADAQGRFNINNIRSGQIASVILFETIAREAGLTPEQTAQAILFVREAGPVTDLRPIRLAGVPPEAAQRLEQLATALPGVTQINLNAATEQMLALLLRDPDVAQRLVAIRERQGFLTADDLSDQDVTMPPGTGFRSNIFWVRTRATIGDTSQQAAALIQRRQVDGAVRVATVERWRNAAVPPDAPGFAAVTDG, via the coding sequence ATGAACCGCGAACGCCCTGCCGTCGAAGTGCCGGAACAAGGCATGATCCTCATCAACGTGCTGATGTTCGTGGCGATCGCCGCGGGCATGGTGCTGCTGATGATCACCCGCGAGGAAATCGCGCTCGACCGCGGCCTGCGCAATCGCGAAGCGGCGCGGGCGATGGCGGTGGTGCGCGGCGGCGAGGTTTCAGCGATCGTCGCACTGCGCCGCGATGCCGAAGCCTCGGACCGCGAGGATCACCGCGGCGAGCCCTGGGCCGCGCTGTCCGAAAGCGGCGCCCCGATCGAAGGCGGCACGTTCGATCTGGCGATCGCCGATGCGCAGGGCCGCTTCAACATCAACAATATCCGTTCGGGCCAGATCGCCTCGGTGATCCTGTTCGAGACGATCGCCCGCGAAGCGGGGCTCACCCCCGAGCAGACCGCACAGGCGATTCTGTTCGTCCGCGAGGCCGGCCCCGTCACCGACCTGCGCCCGATCCGCCTCGCCGGGGTGCCGCCAGAGGCGGCGCAGCGGCTCGAGCAGCTTGCCACCGCGTTGCCGGGCGTCACCCAGATCAACCTCAATGCCGCGACCGAGCAGATGCTGGCGCTGCTGCTGCGCGATCCCGACGTCGCGCAGCGGCTAGTGGCGATCCGCGAGCGGCAAGGTTTCCTCACCGCAGACGACCTCAGCGATCAGGACGTAACGATGCCGCCGGGGACGGGGTTCAGATCGAACATCTTCTGGGTTCGGACCCGCGCGACGATCGGCGATACCAGCCAGCAGGCAGCGGCGCTGATCCAGCGGCGTCAGGTCGACGGGGCGGTCCGCGTGGCGACGGTCGAGCGCTGGCGCAATGCCGCCGTCCCGCCCGACGCTCCGGGCTTCGCGGCGGTCACGGACGGTTAG
- a CDS encoding GNAT family N-acetyltransferase, whose amino-acid sequence MSAWTTVPTLPGRHVTLRPLERHDRSALLEAFVGLEGSFATTVPSAATIDEWYDRIEHEQAAGRALPFAALDERGRVAGTTRFLRMNERHRRVEIGGTVFARRVQRTGFNTEAKRLMLGHAFEVMDVLCVQLRTDFLNRQSRAAIERLGARLDGVLRGHLILGEHRRDTVVYSILAHEWPGVRRNLDALIARHQQEPTR is encoded by the coding sequence GTGAGCGCATGGACGACCGTGCCCACGCTTCCGGGACGGCACGTTACGCTGCGCCCGCTCGAGCGGCACGATCGATCCGCCCTGCTCGAAGCCTTTGTCGGGCTGGAAGGCAGTTTCGCCACTACCGTACCGAGCGCCGCCACGATCGACGAATGGTACGACCGGATCGAGCACGAACAGGCGGCGGGGCGTGCGTTGCCCTTCGCGGCGTTGGACGAGCGAGGACGGGTGGCGGGCACTACCCGCTTCCTGAGAATGAACGAGCGCCACCGCCGCGTCGAAATCGGCGGCACCGTGTTTGCGCGACGCGTGCAGCGCACCGGCTTCAATACCGAGGCCAAGCGGTTGATGCTGGGCCATGCGTTCGAGGTGATGGATGTGCTGTGCGTGCAATTGCGCACCGATTTCCTGAATCGCCAGTCGCGCGCCGCGATCGAGCGGCTCGGCGCCCGCCTTGATGGGGTCTTGCGCGGGCACCTGATCCTGGGCGAGCATCGACGCGACACGGTGGTCTACAGCATCCTTGCGCATGAGTGGCCGGGGGTGCGGCGCAATCTCGATGCGCTCATCGCCCGTCATCAGCAGGAGCCGACACGATGA
- a CDS encoding MarR family transcriptional regulator has translation MRTLVDYVRSGEPDLTNRQMALLLVVYIEPGPHTVRGLARALNVSKPVVTRALNRLGALGYLRRQRDDSDKRNIFVARTAEGADFLAEFGHFLTGTNARGPGLRTATA, from the coding sequence ATGCGCACTCTGGTGGACTATGTCCGGTCGGGCGAACCCGATCTCACCAATCGTCAGATGGCATTGCTGCTGGTGGTATATATCGAACCTGGCCCCCACACCGTTCGCGGTCTGGCACGCGCCCTGAACGTGTCGAAGCCCGTCGTCACGCGCGCCTTGAACAGACTGGGTGCGCTCGGCTATCTGCGTCGGCAGCGCGACGACAGCGACAAACGCAATATCTTTGTCGCGCGTACCGCGGAAGGGGCAGATTTTCTTGCAGAGTTCGGACATTTCCTCACGGGCACCAACGCCCGTGGACCAGGCCTCCGCACCGCCACCGCGTGA